A window of Pantoea agglomerans contains these coding sequences:
- the pdxB gene encoding 4-phosphoerythronate dehydrogenase PdxB, which yields MKILVDENMPYARELFSRTGRVQAVPGRPLPQQELEDADGLMVRSVTQVNEALLAGKPVKFVGTATAGTDHIDEAWLQQAGIAFSAAPGCNAIAVVEYVFSALLLLAERDGFALRDRTVGIVGVGNVGGRLQKRLEAWGVKTLLCDPPRADRGDAGDFRSLDALVAEADILTFHTPLFKEGPYKSWHLADTALLMALKPNAILINACRGPVVDNAALLEVLKMRPDLSVVLDVWEPEPALSLDLLDRVDVGTAHIAGYTLEGKARGTTQVFEAWCDFLGQPQQVPLSELLPTPEFSSVTLNGPLDQATLKRLAHLVYDVRRDDAPLRKAAAKPGEFDRLRKEYQERREWSSLEVICNDAETASLLNALGFSARLNNC from the coding sequence GTGAAGATTCTTGTCGATGAAAATATGCCTTATGCGCGTGAACTGTTCAGCCGTACCGGCAGAGTACAGGCGGTGCCGGGTCGTCCGCTGCCGCAGCAGGAGCTGGAGGATGCTGACGGCCTGATGGTGCGCTCGGTCACTCAGGTGAACGAAGCGCTGCTGGCGGGCAAGCCGGTAAAATTCGTCGGCACCGCCACGGCGGGCACCGACCATATTGATGAAGCCTGGCTGCAACAGGCGGGCATCGCTTTCTCCGCCGCGCCGGGCTGCAACGCTATCGCGGTCGTGGAGTATGTCTTCTCCGCGCTGCTGCTGCTGGCAGAGCGCGACGGTTTCGCGCTGCGCGACCGCACCGTTGGCATTGTCGGCGTCGGCAACGTCGGCGGCCGACTGCAAAAACGGCTGGAAGCCTGGGGCGTAAAAACCCTGCTGTGCGATCCGCCGCGCGCCGATCGCGGCGACGCGGGCGACTTCCGCTCGCTCGACGCGCTGGTGGCGGAGGCGGACATCCTGACCTTCCATACGCCGCTGTTTAAAGAGGGGCCCTATAAAAGTTGGCATCTCGCCGATACGGCGCTGCTGATGGCGCTGAAGCCCAACGCTATTCTGATCAACGCCTGCCGCGGACCGGTGGTGGATAACGCCGCGCTGCTGGAGGTACTGAAGATGCGCCCCGATCTCAGCGTGGTGCTCGACGTCTGGGAGCCGGAACCGGCGCTGTCGCTCGATCTGCTGGATCGCGTGGATGTCGGCACCGCCCATATCGCTGGCTATACGCTGGAGGGCAAGGCGCGCGGCACCACCCAGGTGTTTGAAGCCTGGTGCGACTTCCTCGGCCAGCCGCAGCAGGTGCCGCTCAGCGAGCTGCTGCCGACGCCGGAATTCAGCAGCGTCACCCTTAACGGCCCGCTCGATCAGGCAACGCTGAAACGTCTGGCGCATCTGGTGTATGATGTGCGCCGAGACGACGCGCCGCTGCGTAAAGCGGCGGCAAAACCTGGCGAATTTGACCGCCTGCGCAAGGAGTATCAGGAGCGGCGCGAGTGGTCATCGCTGGAGGTGATCTGCAACGACGCAGAGACCGCCAGCTTACTGAACGCCCTCGGTTTTAGCGCGCGTCTCAATAACTGCTAA
- a CDS encoding AraC family transcriptional regulator, whose product MSVQVEYQPPEDALQLRYFMRYEQANAKTEYLPHAHEWGQLIFVTRHVLEMSVEGERLLTPASIPIWIPPRQRHASYNHQQAQFRTFNLAAALCEGLPPQACLLNVDAIVHAIMDEFARLGLEQPESAEQWRLCEVLRDRLRLAPVQESYLPGSQDKFLAPVLHALEANPGDNTTLAEWAARVFTTERTLARRCRQELHMSFGEWRQRLRFLHAVAQLGQGKSVQAIAHDLGYSSASALIVMFQQQAGTTPDRYRARLG is encoded by the coding sequence ATGAGTGTACAGGTTGAATACCAGCCGCCCGAAGATGCGCTGCAGCTTCGCTATTTTATGCGCTATGAACAAGCCAACGCCAAAACCGAATATCTGCCGCACGCCCATGAATGGGGGCAGCTGATCTTTGTGACGCGCCACGTACTGGAGATGAGCGTAGAGGGTGAACGGCTGCTGACGCCCGCCAGCATTCCCATCTGGATCCCACCGCGACAGCGCCACGCCAGCTACAACCACCAGCAGGCGCAGTTCCGCACCTTTAATCTCGCCGCCGCGCTCTGCGAGGGGCTGCCGCCGCAGGCGTGCCTGCTGAACGTCGACGCCATCGTCCATGCGATTATGGATGAGTTCGCGCGTCTCGGCCTTGAACAGCCAGAGAGCGCCGAACAGTGGCGGCTGTGCGAGGTGCTGCGCGATCGGCTGCGGCTGGCGCCGGTGCAGGAGAGCTATTTGCCTGGCTCGCAGGATAAGTTTCTCGCGCCGGTGCTGCACGCGCTGGAGGCGAATCCCGGCGATAACACTACGCTGGCGGAATGGGCGGCGCGCGTTTTTACAACGGAGCGCACGCTGGCGCGCCGCTGCCGTCAGGAGCTGCATATGTCCTTTGGCGAGTGGCGGCAGCGGCTGCGTTTTCTGCACGCCGTCGCGCAGCTGGGGCAGGGCAAAAGCGTGCAGGCGATTGCGCACGATCTCGGCTACAGCTCGGCGTCGGCGCTGATCGTGATGTTCCAACAGCAGGCGGGCACCACGCCGGATCGCTACCGCGCGCGCCTGGGTTAA
- a CDS encoding DMT family transporter: protein MNLLFPLLAVLIWSVNTIVSKLSAGSIDPAAISFYRWLLALVVLTPFALPGAWRHRRAIRASLGRLLILGLLGMVLYQSLAYYAAHSVSAVMMGILGATIPLLTILLSLVVLRLAPTRGILIGGLLSFAGLVWLVSDGHPAQLLHQRLGSGELMMLAASTSYALYGVLTKRWAIPLPTWQSLYVQVFFGVLLLLPGFLHAPEVTLNARNIPLVLFAGLFASIIAPFLWILGVQRLGASTTSIFMNFVPVFTAVIAVLFLHEQLHAWHWIGGAMTLLGVILAQRLKTPLRRSRAEATPG from the coding sequence ATGAATTTACTTTTTCCGCTGCTGGCGGTGCTGATCTGGTCGGTGAATACCATCGTCAGTAAGCTCTCCGCCGGCAGCATCGATCCCGCCGCCATATCGTTTTACCGCTGGCTGCTGGCGCTGGTGGTGCTTACGCCCTTCGCGCTGCCGGGCGCGTGGCGACATCGCCGCGCCATCCGCGCCAGCCTGGGACGTCTGCTGATCCTCGGCCTGCTTGGCATGGTGCTCTATCAGAGCCTGGCCTACTACGCGGCGCATAGCGTTTCGGCGGTGATGATGGGCATTCTCGGCGCTACCATTCCGCTGCTGACCATTCTGCTTAGCCTGGTGGTGCTGCGGCTGGCGCCGACGCGCGGCATTCTTATCGGCGGGCTGCTGTCGTTTGCGGGTCTGGTGTGGCTGGTGAGCGATGGTCATCCCGCCCAGCTGCTGCACCAGCGTCTCGGCAGCGGCGAGCTGATGATGCTGGCCGCCTCTACCTCCTACGCGCTCTACGGCGTGCTGACCAAACGCTGGGCGATCCCGCTGCCGACATGGCAGAGCCTCTACGTACAGGTTTTTTTCGGCGTGCTGCTGCTGCTGCCTGGCTTTCTGCATGCGCCCGAGGTCACGCTTAACGCGCGCAATATCCCGCTGGTGCTGTTTGCCGGACTCTTCGCCTCGATTATCGCCCCCTTTCTGTGGATCCTGGGCGTGCAGCGTCTGGGTGCCAGCACCACCAGCATTTTTATGAATTTCGTTCCGGTTTTTACCGCCGTTATCGCGGTGCTGTTTCTGCATGAGCAGCTGCACGCCTGGCACTGGATCGGCGGTGCTATGACGCTGCTGGGGGTGATCCTCGCCCAGCGGCTGAAAACTCCCCTCAGGCGTTCCAGGGCGGAGGCGACGCCCGGCTGA